In Spinacia oleracea cultivar Varoflay chromosome 5, BTI_SOV_V1, whole genome shotgun sequence, a single window of DNA contains:
- the LOC110786957 gene encoding B3 domain-containing protein Os01g0234100 isoform X1 has protein sequence MKNSAISKAELKMELVTRRLAMLQAHHHDIVPVLSEVNPIRVISNAESHPLQCESAKPFMDTSDDTLSEEVLIPKSSKNRITSESHKRARVISDDESSEDEEHMVTIPPRKKGRTKQERIKMNDSSNSKNVKGIDNPTRRKIMDLTEPSSMGDKSSSMKRAEEIQANLAAENPSFVKSMLKSHVTGGFWLGLPRKFCDEHLPNCDCTIVLVDEAGKEFNTVYLARKTGLSGGWRGFSIYHTLLEGDVLIFHLIAPMKFKIYIIRDQNFGEVDGALGLLNLELGVCEQKSVSDDLTQRVLQIEDNYTSVDHLSQSSSDLDLGSEVLDGICFAHSSINFEGVNSFKNFNIVVDGRIIDSKFSDSTRQKYYELCCSQKSFLHEHILKGFNCHLVVGIISETINISDGIRSYKAGSISHEDLQIWEKTLRGFEVLGMKVEFLCARINKLLGHVVESDAADESNMLKESMIKRAIVGERMKALENKLTQLKETMEKIDLEMDAEITDNGKCMKTEG, from the exons ATG aaaAATTCTGCAATATCGAAGGCGGAGTTGAAGATGGAGTTAGTGACGAGAAGGCTTGCTATGCTTCAAGCACATCATCATGACATTGTCCCT GTACTATCAGAAGTGAATCCAATACGGGTAATTTCTAATGCTGAATCTCATCCCTTACAATGTGAAag CGCCAAGCCGTTTATGGACACTAGTGATGATACACTATCAGAAGAGGTTTTAATACCCAAGTCTTCGAAAAATAGAATTACATCTGAAAG CCACAAGCGAGCGAGGGTAATAAGTGATGATGAGTCCTCAGAGGATGAAGAACACATGGTTACGATTCCACCACGAAAGAAAGGAAG AACTAAGCAGGAGAGGATCAAAATGAATGATTCATCCAACAGTAAAAATGTCAAGGGTATTGATAATCCAACAAGGCGAAAAAT AATGGACTTAACTGAGCCTTCATCAATGGGTGACAAGTCCTCTTCCATGAAGAGAGCAGAAGAGATTCAAGCAAATCTGGCTGCTGAAAATCCTAGCTTTGTCAAATCAATGTTGAAATCACATGTTACTGGGGGATTTTGGTTG GGTCTGCCGAGGAAGTTCTGTGACGAGCATCTACCAAATTGTGACTGTACAATTGTATTGGTGGATGAAGCTGGAAAGGAATTCAACACAGTTTATTTAGCTAGAAAAACAGGTCTAAGTGGCGGATGGAGGGGGTTTTCCATTTATCATACCTTGCTTGAGGGTGATGTGTTGATCTTCCATCTGATTGCCCCTATGAAATTTAAG atttacatTATAAGAGATCAAAATTTTGGTGAAGTTGATGGAGCTTTAGGGCTCCTAAACTTGGAATTAGGGGTATGTGAACAGAAATCAG TTTCAGATGACCTTACCCAAAGAGTCCTACAAATAGAAGACAACTACACTTCGGTGGATCACCTGTCTCAAAGCAGCAGTGATCTTGATTTGGGATCTGAAGTACTTGATGGAATCTGCTTTGCACATTCTTCCATCAACTTCGAAGGAGTGAACAGCTTCAAGAACTTTAACATCGTTGTGGATGGCCGTATAATAGACTCCAAGTTCTCTGACAGTACAAGACAGAAGTACTATGAGCTCTGCTGCAGCCAAAAATCTTTTCTGCATGAGCATATTTTGAAGGGATTTAACTGTCACTTGGTGGTTGGGATTATTTCAGAGACCATCAACATTTCTGATGGCATCAGATCCTACAAGGCGGGTTCTATCTCTCATGAAGATCTCCAGATTTGGGAGAAAACATTGAGGGGGTTTGAAGTTCTAGGCATgaaagtggagtttttatgtgCTCGTATTAACAAACTACTAGGCCATGTTGTGGAATCTGACGCAGCTGATGAATCAAACATGCTGAAAGAAAGTATGATTAAGCGAGCTATAGTTGGGGAGAGGATGAAGGCACTAGAGAATAAACTCACACAACTGAAAGAGACAATGGAGAAGATTGACTTAGAGATGGACGCTGAGATAACTGACAACGGCAAGTGCATGAAAACAGAAGGCTAG
- the LOC110786957 gene encoding B3 domain-containing protein Os01g0234100 isoform X2 encodes MKNSAISKAELKMELVTRRLAMLQAHHHDIVPVLSEVNPIRVISNAESHPLQCESAKPFMDTSDDTLSEEVLIPKSSKNRITSESHKRARVISDDESSEDEEHMVTIPPRKKGRTKQERIKMNDSSNSKNVKGIDNPTRRKIMDLTEPSSMGDKSSSMKRAEEIQANLAAENPSFVKSMLKSHVTGGFWLGLPRKFCDEHLPNCDCTIVLVDEAGKEFNTVYLARKTGLSGGWRGFSIYHTLLEGDVLIFHLIAPMKFKIYIIRDQNFGEVDGALGLLNLELGVCEQKSDDLTQRVLQIEDNYTSVDHLSQSSSDLDLGSEVLDGICFAHSSINFEGVNSFKNFNIVVDGRIIDSKFSDSTRQKYYELCCSQKSFLHEHILKGFNCHLVVGIISETINISDGIRSYKAGSISHEDLQIWEKTLRGFEVLGMKVEFLCARINKLLGHVVESDAADESNMLKESMIKRAIVGERMKALENKLTQLKETMEKIDLEMDAEITDNGKCMKTEG; translated from the exons ATG aaaAATTCTGCAATATCGAAGGCGGAGTTGAAGATGGAGTTAGTGACGAGAAGGCTTGCTATGCTTCAAGCACATCATCATGACATTGTCCCT GTACTATCAGAAGTGAATCCAATACGGGTAATTTCTAATGCTGAATCTCATCCCTTACAATGTGAAag CGCCAAGCCGTTTATGGACACTAGTGATGATACACTATCAGAAGAGGTTTTAATACCCAAGTCTTCGAAAAATAGAATTACATCTGAAAG CCACAAGCGAGCGAGGGTAATAAGTGATGATGAGTCCTCAGAGGATGAAGAACACATGGTTACGATTCCACCACGAAAGAAAGGAAG AACTAAGCAGGAGAGGATCAAAATGAATGATTCATCCAACAGTAAAAATGTCAAGGGTATTGATAATCCAACAAGGCGAAAAAT AATGGACTTAACTGAGCCTTCATCAATGGGTGACAAGTCCTCTTCCATGAAGAGAGCAGAAGAGATTCAAGCAAATCTGGCTGCTGAAAATCCTAGCTTTGTCAAATCAATGTTGAAATCACATGTTACTGGGGGATTTTGGTTG GGTCTGCCGAGGAAGTTCTGTGACGAGCATCTACCAAATTGTGACTGTACAATTGTATTGGTGGATGAAGCTGGAAAGGAATTCAACACAGTTTATTTAGCTAGAAAAACAGGTCTAAGTGGCGGATGGAGGGGGTTTTCCATTTATCATACCTTGCTTGAGGGTGATGTGTTGATCTTCCATCTGATTGCCCCTATGAAATTTAAG atttacatTATAAGAGATCAAAATTTTGGTGAAGTTGATGGAGCTTTAGGGCTCCTAAACTTGGAATTAGGGGTATGTGAACAGAAATCAG ATGACCTTACCCAAAGAGTCCTACAAATAGAAGACAACTACACTTCGGTGGATCACCTGTCTCAAAGCAGCAGTGATCTTGATTTGGGATCTGAAGTACTTGATGGAATCTGCTTTGCACATTCTTCCATCAACTTCGAAGGAGTGAACAGCTTCAAGAACTTTAACATCGTTGTGGATGGCCGTATAATAGACTCCAAGTTCTCTGACAGTACAAGACAGAAGTACTATGAGCTCTGCTGCAGCCAAAAATCTTTTCTGCATGAGCATATTTTGAAGGGATTTAACTGTCACTTGGTGGTTGGGATTATTTCAGAGACCATCAACATTTCTGATGGCATCAGATCCTACAAGGCGGGTTCTATCTCTCATGAAGATCTCCAGATTTGGGAGAAAACATTGAGGGGGTTTGAAGTTCTAGGCATgaaagtggagtttttatgtgCTCGTATTAACAAACTACTAGGCCATGTTGTGGAATCTGACGCAGCTGATGAATCAAACATGCTGAAAGAAAGTATGATTAAGCGAGCTATAGTTGGGGAGAGGATGAAGGCACTAGAGAATAAACTCACACAACTGAAAGAGACAATGGAGAAGATTGACTTAGAGATGGACGCTGAGATAACTGACAACGGCAAGTGCATGAAAACAGAAGGCTAG